One part of the Eucalyptus grandis isolate ANBG69807.140 chromosome 10, ASM1654582v1, whole genome shotgun sequence genome encodes these proteins:
- the LOC104423602 gene encoding uncharacterized protein LOC104423602 encodes MKILAEAKNLWMKLNLRGPILTSLSLQVFLIFFAPFRKRCSKRWIVRLTWSAYLVANLVADYALGLISEAQFTGGPSESKADAYGDLMAFWAPFLLLHLGGPDTITAFALEDNELWRRHLLNLLFQLVAAGYVFYQSLPSNKLIVPTILMFIGGTTKYIERIRALYIASFSKLRDFLLTSIDARLNIRSSMEMMPEPDIESQDVGAEDKTKLDDREVIKAACFYSLYFIGVLVDLPFNFHERNRSREFFRWRTAKDAFRIIEAELNYFYDVLYTKALVVYYPIGFLSRTISIGSIITAFALFYVLNKHDFDEYDILITYTLLLGAVGLEFVALIMLICSDWTIAHLGICEEHRRCLSIGSSFIEFLLKFRSEGSSFALHILHARWSKSIFQYNLIDSRLRKWPEWIEKPLDLIPLGKFLKDSKPGWVEPYSDKLGELIFNEMKRKLSYANDLESIREIRAARGQWALEHSKTQQICEELLPFIRDVDYDESLLLWHVATELCYNTDTDESTDLDNDETRNHRVNSKVLSDYMLHLMIKQPVMMSAVAGFGKIRFRYTCAETDKYFSDNREDIFDKSEANKMTENACKILLSVKPEARSADVKGDGIKSVLFDAGILAKELRKYGETKWVIVSEVWVELLAYAAIHCRPDMHAQQLSTGGELVTLVWLLMVHFGLSEHFQIVRP; translated from the coding sequence ATGAAAATTCTTGCAGAAGCCAAGAATTTATGGATGAAACTCAATCTGCGGGGGCCGATCCTTACGAGCTTATCTCTGCAAGTCTTTCTCATATTTTTCGCACCCTTTCGCAAGAGGTGTTCAAAAAGGTGGATCGTGAGGCTCACCTGGTCAGCTTACTTGGTTGCTAACTTGGTCGCTGACTATGCCCTTGGACTCATTTCCGAAGCCCAATTCACTGGTGGCCCTTCAGAATCCAAGGCTGATGCATATGGTGACCTTATGGCATTTTGGGCTCCATTTCTTCTGCTACACCTCGGAGGACCTGACACCATAACCGCTTTCGCGCTCGAGGACAATGAGCTGTGGCGTAGGCACTTGCTTAATCTCTTGTTCCAATTAGTTGCTGCAGGCTATGTATTTTATCAATCGCTGCCCAGTAACAAGTTGATTGTCCCAACCATCCTCATGTTTATTGGTGGAACCACAAAGTACATAGAGAGAATACGCGCTCTGTATATTGCAAGCTTCAGTAAACTCCGTGACTTCTTGCTTACGTCGATTGATGCTAGGCTGAATATCCGTTCTTCAATGGAGATGATGCCGGAGCCCGATATCGAATCCCAAGATGTTGGAGCGGAAGATAAAACCAAATTGGACGACAGAGAAGTGATAAAAGCTGCATGTTTTTACTCCTTATACTTCATAGGCGTCCTTGTAGATCTCCCCTTCAACTTCCATGAACGTAACCGAAGCAGGGAATTTTTCAGGTGGAGAACCGCGAAGGATGCTTTTCGGATCATTGAGGCTGAGCTCAACTACTTTTATGACGTCCTTTATACCAAGGCTCTTGTGGTTTACTATCCAATAGGATTTCTTTCCCGTACTATCTCAATTGGTTCCATCATTACTGCTTTTGCACTTTTCTATGTCCTGAACAAGCATGACTTTGACGAATATGATATACTGATTACATACACCTTGCTCCTCGGAGCTGTTGGCCTGGAATTTGTAGCTCTTATTATGCTCATTTGCTCTGACTGGACTATTGCTCATTTAGGGATATGTGAGGAACATCGCAGATGTTTGTCTATAGGAAGCAGCTTCATTGAGTTCCTCCTCAAATTCAGATCTGAAGGTTCATCATTTGCATTGCATATTCTCCATGCTAGATGGTCTAAATCTATCTTCCAGTACAATTTGATAGATTCTCGGCTAAGAAAGTGGCCAGAATGGATTGAGAAACCCCTTGATCTCATCCCTCTGGGGAAATTTCTGAAGGACTCGAAGCCTGGATGGGTGGAACCATACAGCGACAAATTAGGTGAACTGATTTTTAATGAGATGAAACGTAAGTTATCCTATGCAAATGATTTGGAAAGCATAAGGGAGATACGTGCTGCTCGAGGTCAATGGGCTCTGGAGCATTCTAAAACACAGCAAATTTGTGAAGAGTTGCTTCCATTCATCCGTGATGTTGATTATGATGAGAGCCTTTTGCTATGGCATGTTGCCACAGAGCTCTGTTACAATACCGACACTGATGAAAGTACCGACCTGGACAATGATGAAACTAGGAATCATCGTGTCAATAGTAAGGTCTTATCGGATTATATGCTTCATCTTATGATCAAACAACCTGTTATGATGTCTGCAGTGGCTGGGTTTGGCAAAATAAGGTTTCGATACACTTGCGCAGAGACGGACAAGTACTTCAGTGATAATCGTGAAGATATCTTTGATAAGAGTGAAGCGAACAAAATGACGGAAAATGCCTGCAAAATTCTTCTTTCTGTTAAACCAGAAGCGAGGTCAGCTGATGTGAAAGGAGATGGAATCAAGTCTGTGCTTTTTGATGCGGGTATTCTCGCTAAAGAGTTGAGGAAATATGGGGAGACTAAATGGGTGATCGTGAGCGAAGTGTGGGTGGAATTGCTGGCGTATGCCGCGATCCATTGCCGACCGGATATGCATGCTCAACAACTTAGCACAGGAGGAGAACTCGTCACCCTGGTTTGGCTATTGATGGTACATTTTGGCTTAAGCGAACATTTCCAAATAGTCCGACCCTAG
- the LOC104421891 gene encoding protein TAB2 homolog, chloroplastic — protein sequence MAGLCFNPARVRTPPLQPHQPISKFASFPKFTDLPHRTPRGLARNQRLAHRFQLNSVSESSVSTEKEPELDQEEPGQEDDDPTAELSYLDPETDPESISAWELDFCSRPILDIRGKKVWELVVCDDSLSLQYTKYFPNNVINSITLKDAIVSISDELGVSLPEKIRYFRSQMQTIITKSCKELSIKPIPSKRCVSLLLWLEERYETVYTRHPGFQKGSKPLMALDNPFPMELPENLFGEKWAFVQLPYSAVREEISGLDTRYVFGSGLDLDLLGIEIDDNTLIPGLAVASSRAKPLAAWMNGLEVSSIEADTSRASLILSVGISTRYVYATYKKNPVTTTEAEAWESAKKSCGGLHFLAIQEDLDSDDCVGFWLLLDLPPPPV from the exons ATGGCTGGTCTCTGCTTCAATCCCGCCAGAGTCAGGACCCCTCCTCTGCAACCTCACCAACCCATCTCCAAATTTGCCTCTTTCCCGAAATTCACCGACCTCCCTCATCGTACTCCTCGAGGCCTCGCCAGAAACCAGCGGCTCGCGCACCGGTTTCAGCTGAACTCGGTGTCCGAAAGCTCCGTTTCGACAGAGAAGGAGCCCGAACTCGACCAGGAAGAACCAGGTCAAGAAGATGATGACCCGACAGCGGAGCTGAGCTACCTCGACCCAGAAACCGATCCGGAGAGCATTTCGGCGTGGGAACTTGATTTTTGCTCCAGGCCCATTCTTGATATCAGAGGCAAGAAGGTGTGGGAGCTTGTGGTGTGTGACGATTCGCTTTCACTCCAATACACCAAGTATTTCCCCAACAATGTGATCAATAGCATCACTTTGAAGGATGCTATCGTGTCCATTAGCGATGAACTGGGCGTTTCTCTCCCGGAGAAGATTCGCTACTTCAG GTCTCAGATGCAGACAATTATCACAAAGTCATGTAAGGAGCTCAGCATAAAGCCTATTCCGAGTAAGCGG TGTGTATCACTACTTCTCTGGCTAGAAGAGCGGTATGAGACAGTGTATACACGTCACCCGGGTTTCCAAAAAGGATCCAAGCCCCTTATGGCTCTTGATAACCCTTTCCCAATGGAACTTCCTGAAAATCTGTTCGGGGAGAAGTGGGCATTTGTCCAATTACCATACTCAG CTGTTCGTGAGGAAATTTCAGGCTTGGACACAAGATACGTGTTTGGTTCGGGTCTGGATTTGGATTTATTGGGCATTGAGATAGATGACAATACATTGATACCGGGGTTGGCTGTTGCATCTTCACGTGCAAAACCACTAGCAG CTTGGATGAATGGACTGGAAGTCAGTTCGATTGAAGCTGATACCAGTCGAGCCAGCTTGATTCTTTCAGTTGGAATTTCAACACGTTATGTTTACGCAACCTACAAGAAAAATCCTGTGACGACAACTGAAGCCGAAGCTTGGGAATCAGCAAAAAAGTCCTGTGGGGGATTACATTTCCTTGCCATCCAAGAGGACCTGGATTCAGATGATTGTGTTGGATTCTGGCTGTTGCTAGACTTGCCACCACCTCCTGTATAA
- the LOC120288717 gene encoding uncharacterized protein LOC120288717 yields MEITKILAEAQDLWMKLNLRVAILASLALQAFLIFFAPIRKRRSKWWITTPLWSAYLIADSVALYAFGLISKAQIHGGTSDSPIDASGHLLAFWAPFLLLHLGGPYTITAFALEDNELWGRHLLNLFIHLFSACYVFYQSLPGNKLIVPSILMFIGGSIKYIARTRALYLANFRILRGSLLPSPDPGLNHAKIMEGCVAQEEANSQPLIASLPSSDVGVEGEKFLDDRTVIKEAFFYFKKFKGLLVDLIFSFQDRNESMRFFRSRTAKDAFRVIEVELNFFYDLLYTKSGIVHCPSGYIYRAISVICIVAAFASFYFLNKHGFHKYDVQITYALLLGAIGLEFAILGMILCSDWTIAKIETSEKHHGSLFQGSNFIEFLLKFKSESSPFALHILSARWSKSVSQYNLIDSRLRRWPKWFEKLIDARLRKWPKWIEEPLSLIPLREFFDDLKSGREEPYNDKLGELIFDELKRKASIANDLQSIKEMCATRGKWALEHTKTEVDCEILLPFICDVDYDESLLLWHIATELCYITDTKTYESTNHQRETSKVLSDYMLYLMIKQPGMMSVVAGIGQIRFQDTCAEMDRFFEEKLSDENKTNQHACQSLLSIPTEMKPADVKGDKSKSALFDACILAKELEKFGETRWEILNEVWLELLAYAAIHCQPNMHAQQLSKGGELVTLVWLLMVHLGLSKQFQVEGGTMDTSVE; encoded by the coding sequence ATGGAAATTACGAAAATTCTTGCAGAAGCCCAGGATCTATGGATGAAACTCAATCTCCGAGTGGCGATCCTTGCGAGCCTAGCTCTTCAAGCCTTCCTCATCTTTTTTGCGCCCATTCGAAAGAGGCGGTCAAAATGGTGGATCACGACTCCCTTGTGGTCAGCTTACTTGATTGCCGACTCGGTCGCCCTCTATGCCTTTGGACTCATTTCCAAAGCTCAAATCCATGGGGGTACTTCAGACTCCCCGATTGATGCATCTGGTCACCTTTTGGCTTTTTGGGCTCCATTTCTTCTGCTACACCTGGGAGGACCATACACCATAACCGCTTTCGCGCTCGAGGATAATGAGCTGTGGGGTAGGCACTTGCTTAATCTTTTCATCCATCTATTCTCTGCATGCTATGTGTTTTACCAATCCCTCCCCGGTAACAAGCTAATTGTCCCATCCATCCTCATGTTCATTGGAGGAAGCATTAAATATATAGCGCGAACACGTGCTCTGTATCTTGCAAACTTCCGTATACTCCGTGGTTCCTTGCTCCCATCTCCTGATCCTGGGCTGAACCACGCCAAGATCATGGAAGGATGTGTTGCTCAGGAGGAAGCTAATAGCCAACCTTTAATAGCCTCGTTGCCGTCCAGTGATGTAGGAGTGGAAGGTGAAAAATTTTTGGACGACAGAACAGTGATAAAGGAGGCGTTTTTTTACTTCAAAAAGTTCAAAGGCCTCCTTGTGGATCTCATCTTCAGCTTCCAAGATCGCAACGAGAGCATGCGATTTTTCAGAAGTAGAACTGCAAAGGATGCTTTTCGGGTCATTGAGGTTGAGCTCAACTTCTTTTATGATCTTCTTTATACCAAGTCTGGCATCGTTCACTGTCCATCAGGGTACATTTACCGAGCTATCTCAGTTATTTGCATTGTTGCTGCTTTTGCAAGTTTCTATTTCCTGAACAAGCATGGTTTTCACAAATATGATGTACAGATTACATACGCCTTGCTCCTTGGAGCTATTGGCTTGGAATTTGCAATCCTTGGTATGATCCTTTGCtcggactggacaattgcaaaaatagAGACATCTGAGAAACATCATGGAAGTTTGTTTCAAGGAAGCAACTTCATAGAGTTCCTCCTCAAATTCAAATCTGAAAGTTCGCCATTTGCATTGCATATACTAAGTGCTAGATGGTCTAAATCTGTCTCCCAGTACAATTTGATAGATTCTCGACTGAGAAGGTGGCCAAAATGGTTTGAGAAACTGATAGATGCTCGGTTGAGAAAGTGGCCAAAATGGATTGAGGAACCCCTTAGTCTCATCCCTCTGAGAGAATTTTTTGATGACTTGAAGTCTGGACGGGAAGAACCATACAACGACAAATTAGGTGAGCTGATTTTTGATGAGCTAAAACGGAAGGCATCAATTGCAAATGATTTGCAAAGCATAAAAGAGATGTGTGCTACTCGAGGTAAATGGGCTCTGGAGCATACTAAAACGGAGGTAGATTGTGAAATCTTGCTTCCATTTATCTGCGATGTTGATTATGATGAGAGCCTTTTACTATGGCACATTGCCACTGAACTCTGTTACATAACGGACACTAAAACTTATGAAAGTACAAACCACCAACGAGAAACCAGTAAGGTCTTGTCAGATTACATGCTTTATCTTATGATCAAACAACCCGGCATGATGTCTGTAGTGGCTGGGATTGGCCAAATAAGATTCCAAGACACTTGTGCTGAGATGGACAGGTTCTTTGAGGAAAAACTCTCTGATGAGAACAAAACGAACCAACATGCCTGCCAAAGTCTCCTTTCTATTCCTACAGAAATGAAGCCTGCTGATGTGAAAGGAGACAAAAGCAAATCTGCGCTGTTTGATGCGTGTATTCTCGCAAAAGAGTTGGAAAAATTTGGGGAGACCAGATGGGAGATCCTGAATGAAGTATGGTTGGAATTGTTGGCGTATGCTGCAATCCATTGCCAACCAAACATGCATGCTCAACAACTTAGCAAAGGAGGAGAACTTGTCACCTTGGTTTGGTTATTGATGGTACATCTTGGCTTGAGCAAACAATTCCAAGTAGAAGGGGGCACCATGGATACTTCAGTGGAGTGA
- the LOC104421892 gene encoding tRNA-dihydrouridine(20/20a) synthase isoform X3, translating to MHGFTLRCLQLKQLFIKSITWFLAFSPEQHPIVLQIGGSNLENLARATELANPYSYDEINFNCGCPSPRVAGHGCFGVRLMLDPKFVGEAMSVIAAKTNSPVSVKCRIGVDDHDSYNELCDFIYKVSSLSPTRHFIIHSRKALLNGISPADNRRVPPLKYEYFFGLLRDFPDLKFTINGGINSIDEVNAALLEGAHGVMVGRAAFNNSWQTLANVDSAVYGAPSSGLTRRQVLKQYEVYGEAVLGMYGKKPTVRDVAKPLLGLFHSEPGNGLWKRKADAAFLHCTTMKSFFEETLDALPDSVLDAPIGEVPSGSENPFANIRDLLPPPYKEKEQEVSYA from the exons ATGCATGGCTTTACACTGAGATGCTTGCAGCTGAAACAATTGTTTATCAAGAGCATAACCTG GTTCTTGGCTTTTTCTCCAGAACAGCATCCAATAGTGTTACAAATCGGAGGCAGCAATCTGGAAAACCTGGCCAGAGCAACTGAACTTGCTAATCCCTATTCCTATGATGAGATCAATTTTAA TTGTGGGTGTCCTAGTCCAAGGGTAGCTGGACATGGGTGCTTTGGTGTTCGTCTCATGCTTGATCCGAAG TTCGTTGGTGAGGCCATGTCAGTCATTGCTGCCAAAACAAATTCTCCGGTCAGTGTGAAATGCCGAATTGGTGTTGATGACCATGATTCATACAATGAGCTCT GTGATTTTATTTATAAGGTTTCTTCTCTCTCACCAACGAGACATTTCATTATACATTCTCGTAAGGCACTACTCAATGGCATCAGCCCTGCTGACAATCGTCGGGTTCCTCCTCTCAA ATATGAATACTTTTTTGGTCTGTTGCGTGACTTTCCAGACTTAAAGTTTACAATAAATGGAGGCATAAACTCTATTGATGAG GTGAATGCAGCATTGCTGGAAGGAGCTCATGGTGTAATGGTTGGACGTGCTGCCTTTAATAA CTCATGGCAGACTTTGGCGAATGTAGATAGCGCTGTCTATGGTGCTCCAAGCAGTGGTCTCACGCGCCGTCAG GTCCTTAAACAGTATGAAGTTTATGGAGAGGCTGTTCTTGGAATGTATGGAAAGAAACCAACTGTTCGCGATGTGGCGAAG CCTTTGCTTGGTCTTTTCCATTCGGAGCCTGGAAATGGATTGTGGAAGCGGAAAGCTGATGCAGCTTTCCTGCATTGCACT ACGATGAAGTCTTTCTTTGAGGAGACACTCGACGCACTTCCTGACTCTGTGTTGGATGCACCTATTGGGGAGGTTCCGTCCGGTTCAGAAAACCCTTTCGCTAATATACGAGATTTGCTGCCTCCTCCATATAAGGAAAAAGAGCAAGAAGTGTCATATGCATAA
- the LOC104421892 gene encoding tRNA-dihydrouridine(20/20a) synthase isoform X1 gives MMKFAGYTLITSFTPTHSIILKTPRRFRFGLNLANSRNISAAAVKHRLNAKTLMVAERYLPPLFSVAPMMEWTDHHYRTLARLISKHAWLYTEMLAAETIVYQEHNLDRFLAFSPEQHPIVLQIGGSNLENLARATELANPYSYDEINFNCGCPSPRVAGHGCFGVRLMLDPKFVGEAMSVIAAKTNSPVSVKCRIGVDDHDSYNELCDFIYKVSSLSPTRHFIIHSRKALLNGISPADNRRVPPLKYEYFFGLLRDFPDLKFTINGGINSIDEVNAALLEGAHGVMVGRAAFNNSWQTLANVDSAVYGAPSSGLTRRQVLKQYEVYGEAVLGMYGKKPTVRDVAKPLLGLFHSEPGNGLWKRKADAAFLHCTTMKSFFEETLDALPDSVLDAPIGEVPSGSENPFANIRDLLPPPYKEKEQEVSYA, from the exons ATGATGAAGTTTGCGGGATATACTTTGATAACATCATTTACTCCTACTCATTCTATTATCCTTAAAACCCCTCGCAGATTTCGATTTGGTTTGAATCTGGCCAATTCAAGAAACATATCAGCTGCTGCTGTGAAACATCGACTGAATGCAAAAACGCTAATGGTTGCTGAGCGCTATCTTCCTCCTTTGTTTAG TGTTGCTCCAATGATGGAATGGACAGACCATCACTATAGGACCTTAGCCCGTCTCATCTCAAAACATGCATGGCTTTACACTGAGATGCTTGCAGCTGAAACAATTGTTTATCAAGAGCATAACCTG GATAGGTTCTTGGCTTTTTCTCCAGAACAGCATCCAATAGTGTTACAAATCGGAGGCAGCAATCTGGAAAACCTGGCCAGAGCAACTGAACTTGCTAATCCCTATTCCTATGATGAGATCAATTTTAA TTGTGGGTGTCCTAGTCCAAGGGTAGCTGGACATGGGTGCTTTGGTGTTCGTCTCATGCTTGATCCGAAG TTCGTTGGTGAGGCCATGTCAGTCATTGCTGCCAAAACAAATTCTCCGGTCAGTGTGAAATGCCGAATTGGTGTTGATGACCATGATTCATACAATGAGCTCT GTGATTTTATTTATAAGGTTTCTTCTCTCTCACCAACGAGACATTTCATTATACATTCTCGTAAGGCACTACTCAATGGCATCAGCCCTGCTGACAATCGTCGGGTTCCTCCTCTCAA ATATGAATACTTTTTTGGTCTGTTGCGTGACTTTCCAGACTTAAAGTTTACAATAAATGGAGGCATAAACTCTATTGATGAG GTGAATGCAGCATTGCTGGAAGGAGCTCATGGTGTAATGGTTGGACGTGCTGCCTTTAATAA CTCATGGCAGACTTTGGCGAATGTAGATAGCGCTGTCTATGGTGCTCCAAGCAGTGGTCTCACGCGCCGTCAG GTCCTTAAACAGTATGAAGTTTATGGAGAGGCTGTTCTTGGAATGTATGGAAAGAAACCAACTGTTCGCGATGTGGCGAAG CCTTTGCTTGGTCTTTTCCATTCGGAGCCTGGAAATGGATTGTGGAAGCGGAAAGCTGATGCAGCTTTCCTGCATTGCACT ACGATGAAGTCTTTCTTTGAGGAGACACTCGACGCACTTCCTGACTCTGTGTTGGATGCACCTATTGGGGAGGTTCCGTCCGGTTCAGAAAACCCTTTCGCTAATATACGAGATTTGCTGCCTCCTCCATATAAGGAAAAAGAGCAAGAAGTGTCATATGCATAA
- the LOC104421892 gene encoding tRNA-dihydrouridine(20/20a) synthase isoform X2, with amino-acid sequence MVAERYLPPLFSVAPMMEWTDHHYRTLARLISKHAWLYTEMLAAETIVYQEHNLDRFLAFSPEQHPIVLQIGGSNLENLARATELANPYSYDEINFNCGCPSPRVAGHGCFGVRLMLDPKFVGEAMSVIAAKTNSPVSVKCRIGVDDHDSYNELCDFIYKVSSLSPTRHFIIHSRKALLNGISPADNRRVPPLKYEYFFGLLRDFPDLKFTINGGINSIDEVNAALLEGAHGVMVGRAAFNNSWQTLANVDSAVYGAPSSGLTRRQVLKQYEVYGEAVLGMYGKKPTVRDVAKPLLGLFHSEPGNGLWKRKADAAFLHCTTMKSFFEETLDALPDSVLDAPIGEVPSGSENPFANIRDLLPPPYKEKEQEVSYA; translated from the exons ATGGTTGCTGAGCGCTATCTTCCTCCTTTGTTTAG TGTTGCTCCAATGATGGAATGGACAGACCATCACTATAGGACCTTAGCCCGTCTCATCTCAAAACATGCATGGCTTTACACTGAGATGCTTGCAGCTGAAACAATTGTTTATCAAGAGCATAACCTG GATAGGTTCTTGGCTTTTTCTCCAGAACAGCATCCAATAGTGTTACAAATCGGAGGCAGCAATCTGGAAAACCTGGCCAGAGCAACTGAACTTGCTAATCCCTATTCCTATGATGAGATCAATTTTAA TTGTGGGTGTCCTAGTCCAAGGGTAGCTGGACATGGGTGCTTTGGTGTTCGTCTCATGCTTGATCCGAAG TTCGTTGGTGAGGCCATGTCAGTCATTGCTGCCAAAACAAATTCTCCGGTCAGTGTGAAATGCCGAATTGGTGTTGATGACCATGATTCATACAATGAGCTCT GTGATTTTATTTATAAGGTTTCTTCTCTCTCACCAACGAGACATTTCATTATACATTCTCGTAAGGCACTACTCAATGGCATCAGCCCTGCTGACAATCGTCGGGTTCCTCCTCTCAA ATATGAATACTTTTTTGGTCTGTTGCGTGACTTTCCAGACTTAAAGTTTACAATAAATGGAGGCATAAACTCTATTGATGAG GTGAATGCAGCATTGCTGGAAGGAGCTCATGGTGTAATGGTTGGACGTGCTGCCTTTAATAA CTCATGGCAGACTTTGGCGAATGTAGATAGCGCTGTCTATGGTGCTCCAAGCAGTGGTCTCACGCGCCGTCAG GTCCTTAAACAGTATGAAGTTTATGGAGAGGCTGTTCTTGGAATGTATGGAAAGAAACCAACTGTTCGCGATGTGGCGAAG CCTTTGCTTGGTCTTTTCCATTCGGAGCCTGGAAATGGATTGTGGAAGCGGAAAGCTGATGCAGCTTTCCTGCATTGCACT ACGATGAAGTCTTTCTTTGAGGAGACACTCGACGCACTTCCTGACTCTGTGTTGGATGCACCTATTGGGGAGGTTCCGTCCGGTTCAGAAAACCCTTTCGCTAATATACGAGATTTGCTGCCTCCTCCATATAAGGAAAAAGAGCAAGAAGTGTCATATGCATAA